The sequence below is a genomic window from Sorangiineae bacterium MSr12523.
TCCGTCATGCTGGCCGGCATGGTGCATGTTGTGACAATGGGAGCTCCAATTGTCAAGATGTCCCAATCCGGTCGCGCGCTCCTTGTTCAGCTGGGCCCGATTCGATTTCTTTTCGGGAGTGCGAGCACGCGTTCATCGAACCGCCCGCTCTTGATCTCGCGACTCTCGCACTCACTCCTGCGACGTGCATTCCACCCGCACGAATCGAGTAGCGGATCTAGGTTAGCCGGCCTCCCGGAGCGCGGCAGGCAGGCCCTCGAGCGCGCAAGAAAAATGCCGGTCAGCAGACGCTCTTCCGCAGGTGCACAATATCGAGCCATGGCGCGACGAACCCCACGTTGTAGCTACCCGTTCTCCGCAACGCGCGAATGCGGACGTCGACGTCTTGACGTGTCACTTAATACACCATTTCAACTCAGCCACTTTAGCGGCCCCGCTGCCACCGGCAGCCAACACAAAAAACTGCGCGAAATCGTCTATGGCAACTTTTCGCAACCTTTCCGACATTGCCGGCGAGCTTGCAGACTACGATGTATGTTGTTCTGCCTCGGCGTCTAACGCGTGCTCGAGGCGACGGATTTGGTTGCAATAGGGCGGGAGACCCAAGGCATGCCATCCGTTGTGGGCAAACTCTGATTCGAGGGGCTGTCCGCCTCTCCTGGTACATGAAATTCCGTTACCTCATGCGCGTCGCGTGGTAAGCGCTGGCCGACGTTCATGTAATATGGTGCAAATGCCACTCATCTTCTGCCCGGACTGCGCCGCACAAGTCTCCGATGCTGCTCCGGCGTGTCCTCGCTGTGGCCGGCCCCACGAGGGGGCCAAGACGCAGCATGTACCGCTCCAAGCTTCAAACGAACGGATACTGTTTCAAGACCGGTCAGTTACGGTCACGAATCTCCGCTTGGTTGTTGGCAAAGACACAACCTATGCCATGTCGAACATCACGAGTGTGCGAGAGCTGGTGCAGCCGCGACCAACAATTGCACTATTCGCTGGACTAGTCATGACGGTTCTGGGCACGTCCCGCTGCAATCAGGCTGAGAACGCAGATTCGGGAATGATATGGATGTGGATTGCTCTGCTTGGTATTCTACCGCTCTACGTCTACGTCCGAACCAAACCAAAATATTGGGTTCGCGTCGGTACGGCCGGTGCTGAGACCAATGCAATCTCGTCAGAGGATCCCCGATGGACGCGTACCGTGGTCGATTCCATCAATGCCGCAATCGTTTCTCGCGGTTAAGGTTCTTGCCATTAGACTGGTTCGCGATCTTCTACGTCAAAAGTGAGAGCGCTTCGCGAATGATTGTTTCGAGGGATGGCGTCAATGTTGCCGTGCGCTCCGCGATGGTTGTGAGTGCGTGGTGTGCTTGGGATTCCTTGAAACCCATGGCTATCAGCGCAAGGAGGGCCGTCTCCGATTCGTGCACGCGCTGGCGCGGGTGAATGGAAGACTTCGGGGCAGGTTCAGGACGCGAGGCCCGTCTCTCGGTCCTTTTCTTCTCGATGTACTCGCGACCGAAATCGCGTTCCGCCGCGAGGCGGTTATGAGATCGGCACCGGACCCTCAGGTTGATTGCTTCATCGGTGCCGCCGAGTGCACGGGCCTTGATGTGGTCGAGCTCGAGGAATGACCGAGATTCACAGCGCCGGCCGGTCTCGTCGACGAACGTGCATTGTCTACCGTCGCGTTCGAATACCTCGTGCCGAATTGCCCTGGTTACATAACCTGCGCGGGGCCTGCTGCGACGAGCTTCCACGGTTGGACGGCTCGCTTTGCCAAGCCGTCGCTTCTCGAGATCGACGAGGAGCAGATCGAGTGCACGTTCGAGGACGACCGCCAGATCTCCATTTGGATTCGCATGGCGCATGAGATCCGCGGCGCGCTCGATCTTTTTCTTGAGCTCCGCAGACGCAGTGAATTGCACTTTGTACCGTTTCGACGACAGGGGTTCGATGCGAGATGTTTTCGATGCGGACGCGGGCGTTCCCGCGCTGGGCTGAGCGACGGCCAATTCGGGCACCGCTCGAATCAACGAAGGCGCGTCAGCACGAGGAAAGTGCGTCGCAAGGAGTTCCTGTAACTGCGCCTTGGTCTTCCCTGCAGCGGCTTGCAACAATTCTACATGATTACTATCCGTCATATGCTCGCGTAGCAGCAGCAGGCCGGTCAGGTGAATCTCGCCTCGTTCGATCATGGTGAGCGCCAGTGGAAATCTTCGGGCGAGGCGCGATGCCGCGACCCGCCGGCACGCTTCGTCCTCGCTCATCCCTAGCCTGCGTACGCAAAATTCGAAGAGTGACGAGCAGGCGGACTGTAAATCGAGGCGCCTCTCCTCGACATCAATCAAATAGGCAAGAAGGCGCGCGAGAAGAACGTGGCTTTGGCCGACGAGGACGCGAAGGCCCGAAAGCAGCTCTTCATTGGAGAGATCGGCGAGCTTCATAGCTCCTACTTACCATCGCCTTTTTTGTCCCTCTTCAATGCGCCTCATGACTCGATCGGGCGTGCGGAGGATCGTTCGGGCTTCGTCGTTCCGACCATCGACGGATGCCGCAATACGCGAGTCTCTCGGCCGATACTCGGCAGGGCGCGACCGCCTCGAGGACGTGATTGCAAAATGTCCGTCAATGGAAATCGACGCTGTCTATCCCATATCCCGGTTCCTCCTCCATCGCGGAGGTGGGGTTATCTTTTTTGAGATCCGTTCCGGACCGCTCACGCGCTGCAGGCTCAACAAACGCGTTTGCATCGGCGCGTCGCTCGAGATTACCGTGTCGTGGTGCGAGTGCCGCGGTCGATGGCTTGTTGGAGCAATGAATCGAATTCGGCGGGGCGCTCGAGCATGGGCCAGTGGCCGACGTTTTTCATGACGATGACCTCGAATTGCGGGGCGTATTTGCGGTTTTCGTCCAACTTGGTTGGCTGGAGATCCGAGTTGACGGCGACGATGGGCGCCTTGACCTTGCGGATCTCCGTGCGGCCGTCGTAGGCGAATCCGCTGCGCAGGATGGGGATGACCACGTCCGGCTTCATCGTGGCGACGCCGTCGAGCACGCGCCGAACGACGGCGGCCGGGGAGCTCGCGACGAATCCCCTCTTGAGAATGGCCTGCGCATTGGGAACGAAGTCCTTTTGCAGCGGCGCGAAAAACGCGTCCGTCTCCTCGCGCGATGCAGGCCCACCAATTTCTTTCAAGGTGTCGATTGGAATGAGGCACGCGGTGCGGTCCGGCAATTGGTTGGCTGCATCGATGATGATTTCTCCCGACATCGAGTGCCCGATCCACACGATGCGCTTGAGCCCCAGCTCGTCCGCGATCGCACGAGCGTCGGCGGCGGCGGCCTGGTACGTCGAATCCTTTCGGTTCGTGCCCGACGCCCCATGGCCTGCGATGTCCATGGCAACAACCCGGTAGCGTTGTGAGAATTGCGTGAGTTGCTCGTCCCACCAGTGCGCGTCCCCGAGCCAGCCGTGCAGGAAGAACAGCGCGATCTCTCCACGACCGCCCTCTCGGTAATGAATCTTGACGCCATCGGCGGCGGTCACGAATCCGTCACGGATCGACGTCGTCTCGCCGCTCGTCGTGGCACCGGTCGTTGGTGAAGCCGCAGGTTCGGGCGCGTGCCCGCCGCACGAAGCGATGCCCAGAGCGATACCGAGGAGCCATTCACGGCGCATTTCGAAAAGCATGGCGCAATCATCGCGCCTGTGGCGTGCCGCGATCAATGGTGCCGCAGATCCAAAATCCTCTTCCAGCGCCGCAAGCGCGTATGATGACGCACCATGAATCCGATTTCCCGCGTCGTGGTCAGGGCCATCGTTCCCATTGCGACACTTCTGACGGCTTGCGGCGGTGGTGAGGCCGTGGCGCCGCCTCCACCGGCGGCGACTCCGCCGGCGCCGCCGCCCCCCGCGGCGGCGACCCCCGCGCCCGCGGCCTCCGCATCGTCGGAGCCGACGGTCCTCACGGAAGAGCAGAAGCGGCGTGACGCGGCGCGGGTTCCTCTGGCGTCCTCGGTCATCGATGCATTCGCCAATTGGAGTGGCCTCTTTTCATCGCTGGTGGCGGCCTATTCGCCCGATGGAAAACGAATCATCTTCGGCTCGCTCCGCGATGGCACGCCCCAGATCTACGCGGGAGACGTTGCTCGTCCCGCCGATTCGCCCAAAGCGCTAACCACCGGGCCGGAGCGCGCCATGTCGGCGGCGTTCACCCGCGATGGCAAAGCCGTCCTGTTTCTGCGCGATACAGGTGCCGACGAAAACTTCGCCATCTGGCGCGTCAACGCCGATGGCACGGGCCTCACGAACTTGACGCCGGGCGAAGTGCTGCATCGTCAGGACGTACTCCTGCCCCGGCGCAAACCACAAATGATGCTCTACGGCGCTCAAAAGGTGAGCGAGCTGGCGACGAAGGTCTTTTCCCAATCCATCGATGGCGGCGAGCCCAAGATCGTCTACACCCACCCAAAACCCGGCTATGCCGTGGACACCACGCCGGATGGGGCGCGCGTGCTCTTCCTCGAATACCTCTCGCTCAGCGACAGCGTCTTGAGCGAGATCGATCTGGCCTCGGGCAAGCCTCGCCGCATCTATCCCGCCGAGGGCAAGAAGGGCAATGTCTTCTCGTCGCTCTACTCTGCCGACGGCAAACGCATCCTGATTGCGACGGACGAAGGGAGCGAGTCTTCGCTGCTTCTCTCGCTCGACGCGGCAAGCGGCAAAGAGCTGGCGCGTTATACGAATACCTCGCCCAAAGGCGCGATGCTGCAGATTGCCGTTTCACCCAAAGGGGATACGCTCGCCATGCGGGTCGATGCCGGAGACCACGGTGAAGTGCGCATTCTGGATGCGAAGTCGCTCAAGTTGCTTCGCGCGGTGAAGGTTCCCCTTGGGCAGGTGGAGCTGGGAACCTTTCGCGAGGATGGACGCCGATTCAGCATCATGATCTCGCTCCCGAGCCAGCCACCCAATGTCTTCGAGGTGGACGTGGCCGCGGGCAGCGTGCACCCTCTGCGCGACGACAAGCATGCGGGGCTCGATCGCTTGCCGCCCGTGCAGGCCACCATCTCCACCATCGCGGCATTCGATGGGATGAAGATCCCCGTCAATGTGTACCTTCCCGCCGACCGCGCCGGCACGGAGAAGAAGAAGCTTCCGACCATTGCGATTTTCCACGGCGGGCCCGCTGGAAGCTATGCGGTGCGTTGGAGTCCGGTGAATCGGTTTCTGGTGGCATTGGGGTATGCCGTCGTCGAACCCAACGTGCGCGGCTCCACGGGATTCGGACGAGCCTACGAGATGGCCGACAACCGCGAGAAGCGCGCGGACTGGCTGAAAGATCTCGAGGCCGTGAATGCATGGGCCAAGGCGCAGCCATGGTGCGATGGCGAGCGCGTGGTCGTTTGGGGCGGAAGTTATGGCGGCTACACGACATTGATGGCCCTCACGCGGCAGCCATCCATCTGGCGCCTTGGGGTCGACCTCTTCGGGATTGCGGACTTGAAGGCCTTCTTGCGCACGACCTCTGCCGAGATCCGCAGCGCCTTCGTCGATGAATTCGGCGATCTCGAAAAGGACTCTGCGCTGCTCGACCAATTCAGCCCGATGCGCGATGTCGACAAAATCGTCGCGCCCCTTTTCGTGTACGCAGGGCAAAACGATCCACGCGTACCCCGCTCGGAGTCGGATGCCATCGTTCGCGCGCTGCGGACGCGTCGGATCCCCGTCGAGTACATGCTCGCCGCCAACGAGGGGCACAGCTTGGACCGCCGCGAGACCAAAGTCGAACTGTTCACCCGCGTAGCCCGCTTCCTCGAGGACAACCTGAAGCCCTGAATCAATGCGGGCATCACCCCCTTGCCACTTCCTCGATCGGGTTGTATATACAACGCGTGTCCACTCGGAGCGTGGCGAAAAGCATCGCGGAGCAGTGCCTTGCGATGCGCATGCGGCGTTTGAATCGCGTGATTACGCGAATCTATGACGAGGAGCTGCGGCCGTACGACGTGGGGGTGGCGCAGCTCAATGCCTTGGTGGCGTTGGGGCTTGCGGGCGAACTTCAGCCGGCGCAACTTGGTGCCGTGCTCGACGTGGAGAAGTCCACGCTCAGCCGGAATCTGCGCCGGCTCGAGGAGCGCGGGTGGATCGATATCGTCGGACAGGGCAGTGCCCAGCGGGTTAGCCTCACCGCGCGTGGGGAAGCCGTGCTGGGCAAGGCGCGTCCTGCGTGGGAGCGTGCTCAGAAGAGGGCGCAGGAAACGTTGGGAGGCGAGCTCGCGGGCGCGCTTGGCGCGATCCCCGTCATTTGAAAGCGCAAAGGCGCGTCCCCCGCGCCATTTTTCGTGTGTGCGGGTTGTATATACAACGTGGAGAGAACCGTGAAACTCGATTTGCATCCCACCGTGAAGCTCGTGAAGAAGAAGGCCACCACGGTGCGTCCTGCGATGGACGCGGCGAAGCTGCGCGCGCTTTGCCTCGAGGCAGGTGCCGATGACGTGGGCTTCGTCGCGCTCGATCGGGACGAGGTTCGCGATCAACGCGACGAGATCCTCTCCGTGCTACCGGGGGCGAAGACCCTGGTTTCCTTCGTCGTTCGCATGAACCGAGACGACATTCGCTCCCCGGCGCGGTCGATGGCCAACCTCGAGTTTCACCATACCAACGATGCGATCAACGACGTCGGGCGCGCCATCGTTCGGGCGCTGCTCGATCATGGGCATCGCGCGGTGCTTCCCTCGGCGGGATTCCCCATGGAAATGGACCGCTTCCCCGGTAAAACGTGGCTCGTTTCGCACAAGCCCATCGCCGTGGCCGCAGGGCTCGGGGCCATGGGCATTCATCGCAATGTGATTCACCCGCAATTTGGCAATTTCATCCTGCTCGGCACCGTCGTCACGGACCTCGCATGGGCCGCCGACGAAGCGAGCACCCCGCTCGATTACAATCCGTGCCTCGAGTGCAAGCTCTGCGTCGCGGCATGCCCCGTGGGTGCCATTGGCTCGGACGGCCATTTCGACTTTTCCGCGTGCTATACGCACAATTACCGCGAGTTCATGGGCGGTTTCACCGATTGGGTCGAAAACATTGCGGACGCCGCCAACGCACGCGACTACCGCGCACGGGTCAGCGACAGCGAGTCCGCGTCCATGTGGCAGAGCCTCTCGTTCGGCGCCAACTACAAGGCGGCGTATTGCCTCGCCGTCTGCCCCGCGGGCGAGGACGTGATCGGGCCCTTCTTGTCCTCGCGCAAAGACTTTACCGCGCAGGTGGTTCGACCGTTGCAAGACAAAGTGGAACCCATTTACGTCACCGCAAAGTCCGATGCGGAGGCGTACGTCGCGAAGCGCTTCCCGCACAAGCGTATTCGCCGCGTCAACAGCGGCCTGCGCGTGAACAGCATCGAGGCGCTCATCCGGGGCATGCCCCTTCGCTTCCAACGCGGCCAATCCGACGGCCTGGCGGCGCGCTACCACTTCTCATTTCATGGCAGCGAGCGTGTCGACCTCACGGTCGACATTCGCGATCACGTGCTCACGATCGAGCGTGGCCTCGCGGGGGAGGCCGACGTGCACGTTACCGCCGACGCCGAGGTGTGGCTCGCTACGCTCCGAAGGGACAAAAGTCTGTTCTGGGCTCTGCTCACCCGCCGTGTTCGCGTACGGGGAAAACTCACGCTGCTGCGGCGGTTCGGCGCGTGCTTTCCCTAAGACCGACACGCGGCGGGTTTGGGAACCTGGCCCAGGGAGGCGATGCAATGGCTGATTCGTGTGTCGCAATCCCGCTTTGCCCCTCGGTTGCACGTGGCGTCGGTGCGCTGGAACACGCAGACGTAAGAAGGAGGCAGTACACGCTTGGATGTGGTGGTCTCATATCCGGCTGACCGCCGATGCACGCGATTTCTTCCCACATGCATGTGGCTCGCTCACACACCGGCGCGTCATTGGAATAACAACGAGAGGTCACTCGGTTCCACAGCCCATGGAAGTCTCGATAAACTTACAAGTCGCCGACCAGGACGAAAGACCGGGGGACCCGCTCGGTGATGCCGCCGGGTTGGCGGCACTTCTACGATTGCGATCGGAAGATTGGTATTCGCGTCGCACCGCCGTCGAAGACCTTCGGGTCCTTCGAACGCGCTACCACGATGCCGGCTACTATTTCGTCGATGCGGAGCCGCGGAGGTCGTTGGACGTGCAAGCCGCACCCGCGTCGATCGACGTTCGAATCCGTCCCGGCCCCGTCACCACCATCGAGCGGATCGACGTGGCGGGCGCCACGCGAATCCCCGAGGCGAGCATTCGAAAAGAGTTACTCGTGAAAGCTGGAGATCGTTACCGCGAGAGCCGAGTGGCCGAGACGGCGGATCGTTTGAAAGCGCTCGGGTTGTTTCGTCGTGTCGACGTCAAGTACGACCGAATTGAAGGGCACGACGACCGGGTGGCCCTCACCATCCAGGTGGAGGCGAAATAGGCGCGGAGGATGGCGTCAGAAATGAGGGTCCACGGGAGCTGGGAAACCCCTCCGATGTTCACGGTCCGGCTGGTGAGTTGCAGGTGGAGCGGCTGCGCTTCCAACGGAATCGGCCCGGCCGTGACCGCGATTTTTCTCGGTTTTTTGCACGATGTCGGATCCGCACGCCCTTGAGGATGGCATACTAAAATGGACCGATGCCCTATGTGCGCCAAGCTTCGTGGTTTCTCTTGCCGCTTGGGCTCGCCGTGGTCTTCCTCGGCGCCTATGCAGTTTCCGGCGAAGACCGTGCTGCGACCATCGCCAATGGGATTCTCCTGATGAAGCTCTTCGCCTTGGTGGGCTTCACCATGGCGACCACCCGGTTTTCCTGGGGCGATCGCATGCACACCGTCTGGATTCTCTTCGTGCTCAACATGGTGCTGCTTCTTTCGAAGGATCTTTTGTTCGGCTATTCGCAGCAAGGCCTGGGACTGCATCTTTCGCGCGAGTGGCAGAAGGCGATGTACGCCATCATGGTGTCCATCGCCAACATCGCGTCCACGGCCGCCACCGTGCTGCTCGCGCGAACCTGGCGCGAGGCGGGGCTGGAGATCTCTCCCTCGAGAAGCCGCCAGATCGCCAAGTTGGCAGTCGTGCCCTTTGCCGCCCTGCTCTTCGTGGTCGGCCTGCGCGCAAA
It includes:
- a CDS encoding alpha/beta hydrolase; its protein translation is MLFEMRREWLLGIALGIASCGGHAPEPAASPTTGATTSGETTSIRDGFVTAADGVKIHYREGGRGEIALFFLHGWLGDAHWWDEQLTQFSQRYRVVAMDIAGHGASGTNRKDSTYQAAAADARAIADELGLKRIVWIGHSMSGEIIIDAANQLPDRTACLIPIDTLKEIGGPASREETDAFFAPLQKDFVPNAQAILKRGFVASSPAAVVRRVLDGVATMKPDVVIPILRSGFAYDGRTEIRKVKAPIVAVNSDLQPTKLDENRKYAPQFEVIVMKNVGHWPMLERPAEFDSLLQQAIDRGTRTTTR
- a CDS encoding prolyl oligopeptidase family serine peptidase, encoding MNPISRVVVRAIVPIATLLTACGGGEAVAPPPPAATPPAPPPPAAATPAPAASASSEPTVLTEEQKRRDAARVPLASSVIDAFANWSGLFSSLVAAYSPDGKRIIFGSLRDGTPQIYAGDVARPADSPKALTTGPERAMSAAFTRDGKAVLFLRDTGADENFAIWRVNADGTGLTNLTPGEVLHRQDVLLPRRKPQMMLYGAQKVSELATKVFSQSIDGGEPKIVYTHPKPGYAVDTTPDGARVLFLEYLSLSDSVLSEIDLASGKPRRIYPAEGKKGNVFSSLYSADGKRILIATDEGSESSLLLSLDAASGKELARYTNTSPKGAMLQIAVSPKGDTLAMRVDAGDHGEVRILDAKSLKLLRAVKVPLGQVELGTFREDGRRFSIMISLPSQPPNVFEVDVAAGSVHPLRDDKHAGLDRLPPVQATISTIAAFDGMKIPVNVYLPADRAGTEKKKLPTIAIFHGGPAGSYAVRWSPVNRFLVALGYAVVEPNVRGSTGFGRAYEMADNREKRADWLKDLEAVNAWAKAQPWCDGERVVVWGGSYGGYTTLMALTRQPSIWRLGVDLFGIADLKAFLRTTSAEIRSAFVDEFGDLEKDSALLDQFSPMRDVDKIVAPLFVYAGQNDPRVPRSESDAIVRALRTRRIPVEYMLAANEGHSLDRRETKVELFTRVARFLEDNLKP
- a CDS encoding MarR family transcriptional regulator, with the translated sequence MSTRSVAKSIAEQCLAMRMRRLNRVITRIYDEELRPYDVGVAQLNALVALGLAGELQPAQLGAVLDVEKSTLSRNLRRLEERGWIDIVGQGSAQRVSLTARGEAVLGKARPAWERAQKRAQETLGGELAGALGAIPVI
- a CDS encoding SCP2 sterol-binding domain-containing protein, whose protein sequence is MKLDLHPTVKLVKKKATTVRPAMDAAKLRALCLEAGADDVGFVALDRDEVRDQRDEILSVLPGAKTLVSFVVRMNRDDIRSPARSMANLEFHHTNDAINDVGRAIVRALLDHGHRAVLPSAGFPMEMDRFPGKTWLVSHKPIAVAAGLGAMGIHRNVIHPQFGNFILLGTVVTDLAWAADEASTPLDYNPCLECKLCVAACPVGAIGSDGHFDFSACYTHNYREFMGGFTDWVENIADAANARDYRARVSDSESASMWQSLSFGANYKAAYCLAVCPAGEDVIGPFLSSRKDFTAQVVRPLQDKVEPIYVTAKSDAEAYVAKRFPHKRIRRVNSGLRVNSIEALIRGMPLRFQRGQSDGLAARYHFSFHGSERVDLTVDIRDHVLTIERGLAGEADVHVTADAEVWLATLRRDKSLFWALLTRRVRVRGKLTLLRRFGACFP